A single Ignavibacteriales bacterium DNA region contains:
- a CDS encoding AMP-binding protein has translation MILMQPRTLHTLLAHSLKTYPANPAIGWVGKKPVTYTEFGDQIFRLQNTLKAAGVRKGDRVALLAENMPNWPVCYFAVTTMGAVAVPVMYDFSAVEIDYILRHAKVKVLFVSSKYLSKVENDDYPSLTKIFNMDELTELSVKKENGFLETLAEEGKKSLEKIRDAVFGSQEQESDYIPSEDDISSLIYTSGTTGHSKGVVLTHKNIVANVLATVEMSGIKQTDTLLSILPLSHTFECTLGMITPVYSGACIYYLNGMPVPAVLLPALQEVKPTIMMSVPLIMEKIYRNKILPAFKKSAILRTLHKAPFMRKVLHKKAGQKLMETFGGRMRLFCIGGAPLAEDAEQFLHEGKFPYSVGYGLTETSPLVTGNPSETYKPRTVGRPIPGVQVSILDKDPSTHIGEIAVKGDNVMPGYYEDEAKTSAVFTSDGWFRTGDLGFIDSEGYIHIKGRSKNMILGANGKNIYPEEIEALINEQEYVLESLVYEQEGKIMARVHFDYKALDELFTPLKLSVVEAAAEIKKKLEAIKSEINSKIPSYAQLSAFIEQTDPFEKTPTLKIKRYLYQ, from the coding sequence ATGATCCTCATGCAACCCAGAACGCTACACACACTTCTCGCGCATTCCTTAAAAACCTATCCCGCAAATCCGGCGATCGGATGGGTAGGTAAAAAGCCGGTCACTTATACTGAATTCGGCGATCAGATTTTCCGGCTCCAGAATACCCTCAAAGCCGCAGGGGTGAGAAAAGGAGACCGTGTTGCGCTCCTTGCTGAAAATATGCCCAACTGGCCGGTCTGTTATTTTGCCGTCACCACCATGGGAGCAGTTGCTGTTCCTGTAATGTATGACTTCAGCGCCGTTGAAATTGATTATATACTCCGTCACGCGAAAGTAAAAGTGCTTTTTGTCTCTTCAAAATATTTATCCAAGGTTGAAAATGATGATTATCCTTCGCTGACAAAAATATTCAACATGGATGAACTGACAGAGCTCTCCGTAAAAAAAGAAAACGGCTTTCTTGAGACTCTCGCCGAAGAAGGCAAAAAAAGTCTTGAAAAAATCCGCGATGCGGTCTTCGGTTCACAGGAGCAGGAAAGTGATTATATTCCTTCCGAAGATGATATCTCCTCGCTGATATATACATCCGGCACCACGGGACACTCAAAGGGGGTTGTCCTCACCCATAAAAATATCGTCGCCAATGTACTGGCCACGGTTGAGATGTCGGGCATTAAGCAGACCGATACGCTCCTTTCCATACTACCCCTTTCCCATACGTTTGAATGCACACTCGGAATGATAACTCCCGTCTATTCAGGCGCATGTATTTATTATCTGAACGGTATGCCGGTCCCCGCTGTTCTTCTCCCTGCTCTGCAGGAGGTAAAACCAACAATTATGATGTCTGTTCCTCTGATTATGGAGAAGATTTACCGCAATAAAATACTCCCTGCGTTTAAGAAGAGCGCAATCCTGCGTACACTTCACAAAGCGCCATTCATGAGGAAAGTGCTTCACAAAAAAGCGGGGCAGAAGCTCATGGAAACCTTTGGCGGAAGAATGCGGCTTTTCTGTATCGGCGGAGCTCCGCTGGCCGAAGACGCGGAGCAGTTTCTGCATGAAGGAAAGTTCCCTTATTCAGTCGGCTACGGCTTAACCGAAACTTCACCGCTGGTAACAGGCAATCCGTCAGAGACCTATAAACCCCGCACGGTGGGAAGACCAATTCCCGGTGTGCAGGTAAGCATTCTTGATAAAGATCCTTCAACCCACATCGGCGAAATAGCCGTTAAGGGAGATAATGTGATGCCAGGTTATTATGAAGATGAGGCCAAAACCAGTGCGGTTTTCACTTCTGACGGCTGGTTCAGAACCGGAGATCTCGGCTTTATTGACAGCGAAGGATATATACACATTAAGGGAAGAAGCAAGAATATGATTCTGGGTGCCAACGGAAAAAATATATACCCCGAAGAGATTGAAGCGCTTATCAATGAGCAGGAGTATGTGCTGGAGTCACTGGTCTATGAGCAGGAAGGCAAGATCATGGCGCGGGTGCACTTCGACTATAAGGCTCTGGATGAACTTTTCACACCGCTTAAGCTGAGCGTTGTAGAAGCCGCGGCAGAAATCAAAAAGAAGCTTGAAGCAATAAAATCTGAAATCAATAGTAAAATACCATCATACGCGCAGCTTTCAGCATTCATAGAACAAACCGACCCGTTCGAAAAAACTCCGACATTAAAGATCAAAAGATATCTATATCAATAG
- a CDS encoding sigma-70 family RNA polymerase sigma factor, producing MDEQKLIELAKAGDRKALGDLVKKYTQTIYNFAYKICRDKEKAENTMSETFLSMVKAIHQFDGNSKLSTWLYRIVVNHCFMLARADKSHLFNDPETDEGLFDDRYFTDWSSLPVKNVENEELRQVLDDAISRLAPEYRVVFMLRDVEGNSTEETADITGLTIAAVKSRLHRARAFLRKEITKAFQK from the coding sequence ATGGACGAACAAAAACTGATAGAACTGGCTAAAGCCGGTGACCGCAAAGCTCTGGGAGATCTGGTAAAAAAATACACCCAGACCATTTACAACTTTGCGTACAAAATCTGCCGTGATAAGGAAAAGGCGGAAAACACCATGTCGGAAACGTTTCTCAGCATGGTAAAAGCAATACATCAGTTTGACGGAAACAGCAAGCTCTCTACCTGGCTATACAGGATAGTGGTAAACCATTGTTTTATGCTTGCCCGGGCGGATAAGTCTCATCTGTTTAACGATCCCGAAACGGATGAGGGGCTGTTTGACGACCGCTACTTTACTGACTGGAGCTCTCTTCCGGTTAAGAATGTGGAAAATGAAGAACTCCGCCAGGTACTGGATGATGCAATCTCCAGACTTGCGCCGGAATACAGGGTGGTGTTTATGCTGCGCGATGTTGAAGGAAATTCTACGGAGGAAACGGCCGACATAACCGGTCTTACTATAGCAGCGGTCAAAAGCCGTCTGCACCGCGCGCGTGCGTTTTTACGAAAAGAAATAACGAAAGCATTTCAGAAATGA
- a CDS encoding DUF3298 domain-containing protein, translating into MNTPRGVYLLILFLLLSIPAAAQNDSILYRIKKAVSASPDCPEYGRDTAAGCIEGYMTWPEITGSTNNSIAAIVLDKLRAEISLENHRHFLKEGFGKNPDDVTRTFIKELAAERNEWGEGFLSAPMNYLREISVYFNRAGVFSVGVFEGGYTGGAHPNFFTSVYNYSLATGHIFTPADIFYKDEMDKVLQIAEKEFRTIMEIPSSGDINDHGFWFSSGRFHLSQVFFPTEEGITFIYNPYEVAPYVMGEIRITLPYSAVRKHISSWGPLNSFAEKEQ; encoded by the coding sequence ATGAACACCCCACGGGGCGTATACCTTCTTATCTTATTCTTACTCCTCTCTATTCCCGCGGCGGCACAGAACGATTCAATCCTCTACCGGATAAAAAAAGCAGTGAGTGCTTCTCCCGACTGTCCCGAATACGGACGTGATACAGCCGCCGGATGCATTGAAGGATATATGACCTGGCCGGAGATTACCGGAAGCACCAATAACAGCATCGCGGCCATTGTGCTGGATAAACTCCGGGCGGAAATCAGTCTTGAAAACCACCGGCATTTTCTGAAAGAAGGCTTCGGAAAAAATCCGGATGATGTAACCAGAACGTTCATAAAAGAACTTGCTGCTGAACGGAACGAGTGGGGGGAAGGATTTCTCTCAGCCCCGATGAATTATCTGCGGGAGATTTCAGTCTATTTTAACCGGGCAGGTGTTTTTTCTGTCGGAGTTTTTGAGGGGGGATATACCGGCGGCGCGCATCCGAACTTTTTTACCTCTGTATATAACTACTCTCTTGCGACCGGCCATATTTTTACTCCGGCAGATATTTTTTATAAAGATGAAATGGATAAAGTCCTGCAGATTGCTGAAAAGGAATTCCGCACCATCATGGAGATTCCCTCCTCGGGAGATATTAATGACCACGGCTTCTGGTTCAGTTCAGGCAGATTCCATCTCAGCCAGGTCTTCTTCCCGACCGAAGAGGGTATCACCTTCATCTATAATCCTTATGAAGTTGCACCCTATGTAATGGGAGAGATTCGCATAACACTTCCTTACTCAGCAGTTAGAAAACATATATCCTCCTGGGGCCCGTTAAACAGCTTTGCTGAAAAAGAACAATAA